The following proteins are encoded in a genomic region of Chloroflexota bacterium:
- a CDS encoding mandelate racemase, giving the protein MAEPRITGVEIHEYEYTMENLGTDYNGFNLVYVPDGRVTMKGYIIRILTDVGLVGEYAGGSAAEYSTLPRLVHYLIGKNALERERIYTDVKRALRQVARVGLAPIDNALWDLAGKYYGAPIYRLLGGYKESLPCYASTYHGDHNGGLDCPEAYADFAQQCLEMGYPAFKIHGWGRAPIAQEIATVHAVGKRVGDRMDLMLDPACEYMTFGDALKVGWACDEEHYFWYEDPYRDGGISQFAHRKLRQLIKTPLLMTEHVRSLEPHIDFALADATDFVRGDVGYDGITGVMKLAHACEALGIDIEFHGPGPAQRQCMAAVRNTNYYEMGLVHPKAPSSQDIPLYEDGYRDALDAIDQQGHVPVPQGPGLGVKIHWDWVEKHRTGLVRYP; this is encoded by the coding sequence ATGGCAGAGCCCAGGATCACGGGAGTTGAGATCCACGAGTATGAGTACACGATGGAGAACCTGGGGACGGATTACAACGGGTTCAACCTGGTCTACGTCCCCGACGGCCGGGTCACCATGAAGGGCTACATCATCCGTATCCTTACCGATGTGGGCCTAGTGGGGGAGTATGCTGGAGGAAGCGCCGCTGAGTATTCCACATTGCCCCGGCTCGTGCATTATCTTATCGGGAAGAACGCTTTGGAGCGGGAGCGCATCTACACCGATGTGAAGCGGGCTCTGCGGCAGGTGGCTCGCGTCGGCCTGGCGCCGATCGACAACGCCTTGTGGGATCTGGCCGGGAAGTACTACGGCGCGCCCATCTACAGGCTGCTCGGTGGCTACAAGGAGAGCCTGCCTTGCTACGCCAGCACGTATCACGGGGATCACAACGGGGGGCTGGACTGCCCGGAGGCTTATGCCGATTTCGCCCAGCAGTGTCTGGAGATGGGATATCCCGCTTTCAAGATCCATGGGTGGGGGCGGGCCCCCATCGCTCAGGAGATCGCCACAGTGCACGCCGTCGGGAAGCGGGTGGGCGATCGGATGGATCTCATGTTGGACCCCGCGTGCGAGTACATGACCTTTGGGGACGCGCTCAAGGTGGGATGGGCCTGTGATGAGGAGCATTACTTCTGGTATGAGGACCCATACAGGGACGGTGGGATCTCGCAGTTCGCTCACCGAAAGCTGCGTCAACTCATCAAGACCCCCTTGCTCATGACGGAGCATGTGCGCTCGCTGGAGCCCCATATCGACTTCGCCCTGGCCGATGCCACGGATTTCGTCCGCGGGGACGTGGGCTATGATGGCATCACGGGCGTCATGAAGCTGGCCCATGCCTGTGAGGCGCTGGGGATTGACATCGAATTTCATGGCCCCGGCCCGGCTCAGCGGCAGTGTATGGCGGCCGTCCGCAACACCAACTACTATGAGATGGGGTTGGTGCATCCCAAGGCCCCCTCGAGCCAGGACATCCCCTTGTATGAGGATGGCTATCGGGATGCCCTGGATGCGATCGATCAGCAGGGGCATGTCCCCGTTCCCCAGGGGCCCGGGTTGGGCGTGAAGATCCATTGGGACTGGGTGGAAAAGCACCGGACCGGGCTGGTGCGGTATCCATGA
- a CDS encoding aldo/keto reductase translates to MEYRKLGRTDIEVSVVAMGCWVFGGGFVWGDQEEAESIATVRAALDVGVNFFDTAEG, encoded by the coding sequence ATGGAGTATCGCAAACTGGGGCGAACCGATATCGAAGTGTCCGTCGTGGCGATGGGCTGCTGGGTCTTCGGCGGTGGCTTCGTGTGGGGGGACCAGGAGGAGGCCGAGTCCATCGCGACCGTCCGGGCGGCGCTGGACGTGGGGGTGAACTTCTTCGATACGGCGGAGGGATA